One Chitinophaga sp. H8 DNA window includes the following coding sequences:
- the rpoB gene encoding DNA-directed RNA polymerase subunit beta: MSLKKAQTNERVNFGKIKQVTETPDLLAIQIQSFKDFFQLETTPDKRNNEGLFKVFKENFPITDTRNIFNLEFLDYFVDPPRYTIEECIERGLTYSVPLKAKLRLSCNDEEHVDFQTIVQDVFLGNIPYMTPRGTFVINGAERVVVSQLHRSPGVFFGQSVHPNGTKIYSARVIPFKGAWMEFATDINNVMYAYIDRKKKFPVTTLLRAIGYETDKDILQLFGMADEVKADKKSLEKYAGKKLGARVLRSWVEDFVDEDTGEVVSIERNEIMLERDSILDEANIETIVDMGVKSVFVQKEEVSGDFSIIYNTLNKDTSNSELEAVQHIYRQLRGADAPDDETARGIIDKLFFSDKRYDLGDVGRYKINRKLGLPTPLDMKVLTKDDIISIIKYLVQLTNGKAEIDDIDHLSNRRVRTVGEQLYAQFGVGLARMARTIRERMNVRDNEVFTPVDLINARTLSSVINSFFGTSQLSQFLDQTNPLSEITHKRRISALGPGGLSRERAGFEVRDVHYSHYGRLCTIETPEGPNIGLISTLCVHAKVNEMGFIETPYRKVREGKVDMNKVEFLSAEEEDSVKIAQANAPLDEKGNFVNDRVKSRETGDFPILDRSDVEFMDVAPNQIVGLSASLIPFLEHDDANRALMGSNMQRQAVPLLNPEVPIVGTGLEGKAARDSRLQITADGKGVIEFVDANEIHVRYERDEMQKLVSFEDDLIVYTLTKFVKTNQSTCINLRPCVKKGQRIQEGDFLTEGYATRGGELALGRNLKVAFMPWKGYNFEDAIVISERVAREDLFTSIHIDEYELEVRDTKLGEEELTPDIPNVSEDATKDLDQNGIIRVGAHIKEGDILIGKITPRGESDPSPEEKLLRAIFGDKASDAKDASLKAPPSTEGVVIDKKLFSRAKKDKNSKTREKAAIEKLEKIHQKNEEDQLEVLMGKLQILLKDKTSQGITNTYGEVLISKGSKFSSKNLGNIDFQNVNPLGWTTDEVVNDQINTLLHNYSIKYNEELGRYKREKFNISIGDELPAGVLKLAKVYLASKRKLKVGDKMAGRHGNKGIVAKIVRDEDMPFLEDGTPLDIVLNPLGVPSRMNLGQIYETVLGWAGLKLGVRFATPIFDGATTEEIASFISEAGLPSFGHTYLHDGETGERFHQKATVGVIYMLKLSHMVDDKMHARSIGPYSLITQQPLGGKAQFGGQRFGEMEVWALEAYGASNILQELLTIKSDDIVGRAKAYESIVKGDNIPKAGVPESFNVLIHELRGLGLDLKFE; the protein is encoded by the coding sequence ATGTCTCTAAAAAAAGCCCAAACAAACGAAAGAGTAAATTTTGGAAAGATCAAACAAGTTACTGAGACACCGGATCTGTTGGCTATCCAAATTCAATCTTTCAAGGATTTCTTCCAATTAGAAACCACACCAGACAAACGAAACAACGAAGGCCTTTTTAAAGTATTTAAAGAGAACTTTCCAATTACTGATACTCGCAATATCTTTAATCTGGAGTTTCTTGATTATTTCGTGGATCCCCCACGTTATACCATTGAGGAATGTATTGAGCGTGGGCTTACTTACTCTGTACCGCTGAAAGCTAAATTGCGCTTAAGCTGTAATGATGAGGAGCATGTGGACTTTCAGACAATTGTGCAGGATGTGTTTTTAGGCAACATCCCTTACATGACCCCAAGAGGAACCTTCGTGATCAACGGTGCGGAGCGGGTTGTAGTATCCCAGCTTCACCGTTCGCCTGGTGTATTCTTTGGACAATCCGTACATCCCAACGGTACAAAAATTTACTCTGCAAGGGTAATTCCGTTCAAGGGCGCATGGATGGAGTTTGCAACGGACATCAATAATGTGATGTACGCTTACATCGACCGTAAGAAGAAATTCCCGGTTACCACCCTGCTGCGTGCTATTGGCTATGAAACAGACAAGGATATCCTGCAGCTGTTTGGCATGGCAGACGAAGTAAAAGCAGATAAGAAAAGTCTCGAAAAATATGCCGGCAAAAAGCTGGGTGCCCGCGTTTTAAGAAGCTGGGTGGAAGACTTTGTGGATGAAGATACCGGAGAGGTGGTAAGTATTGAGCGTAATGAAATCATGCTGGAACGCGATAGCATCCTGGATGAAGCCAATATTGAAACCATTGTGGACATGGGCGTGAAAAGCGTCTTTGTACAGAAGGAAGAAGTGAGCGGTGATTTCTCTATCATCTACAATACATTAAACAAGGATACATCCAACTCCGAGCTGGAAGCCGTACAGCACATCTACCGCCAGTTGCGCGGTGCAGATGCGCCGGACGATGAAACCGCAAGGGGTATCATCGATAAATTATTCTTCTCCGATAAACGTTATGACCTCGGAGATGTGGGCCGTTATAAAATCAACCGGAAACTGGGTCTGCCTACTCCGTTAGACATGAAAGTGCTGACAAAGGACGACATCATTTCCATCATCAAATACCTGGTACAGTTAACCAATGGTAAAGCAGAGATCGATGATATCGATCACCTGAGCAACCGTAGGGTACGTACCGTGGGTGAGCAGTTATATGCTCAGTTTGGTGTTGGTTTGGCCCGTATGGCACGTACCATCCGTGAAAGGATGAATGTGCGTGATAACGAGGTGTTTACGCCGGTAGATCTGATCAACGCCAGGACCCTGTCCTCCGTGATCAACTCCTTCTTCGGTACCTCCCAGTTATCACAGTTCCTGGATCAAACGAATCCGCTGTCTGAAATCACTCACAAACGCCGTATTTCTGCCCTCGGGCCCGGCGGTTTGAGTCGTGAAAGAGCAGGTTTTGAGGTGCGTGACGTACACTACTCCCACTACGGCCGTTTATGTACGATCGAAACACCGGAAGGACCAAACATTGGTCTGATCTCCACCCTGTGTGTACACGCCAAGGTGAATGAAATGGGCTTCATTGAAACTCCTTACCGTAAAGTACGGGAAGGTAAAGTGGATATGAACAAAGTGGAATTCCTGAGTGCAGAAGAAGAAGACAGCGTGAAGATTGCACAGGCCAATGCACCGCTGGACGAAAAAGGCAACTTTGTAAACGATAGGGTAAAATCCCGTGAAACCGGTGATTTCCCGATCCTCGATAGAAGCGATGTGGAATTCATGGACGTTGCGCCCAACCAGATTGTAGGTTTGAGTGCTTCCCTGATCCCATTCCTGGAGCATGATGATGCTAACCGTGCGTTGATGGGATCAAACATGCAACGTCAGGCAGTACCATTATTAAATCCTGAAGTGCCTATCGTAGGTACTGGTCTGGAAGGAAAAGCCGCACGCGATTCCCGTTTACAGATCACTGCAGATGGTAAAGGTGTGATTGAATTTGTGGATGCAAATGAAATCCATGTTCGTTACGAGCGGGATGAAATGCAGAAACTGGTGAGCTTTGAAGATGACCTGATTGTGTACACCCTGACCAAGTTCGTTAAAACCAACCAAAGCACCTGTATCAACCTGCGTCCTTGCGTTAAGAAAGGCCAGCGTATACAGGAAGGCGACTTCCTCACAGAAGGATACGCTACCCGTGGTGGTGAACTGGCATTGGGAAGGAACCTGAAAGTGGCGTTCATGCCATGGAAAGGGTACAACTTTGAGGATGCTATCGTAATCTCTGAGCGCGTTGCCCGTGAAGACCTGTTTACTTCCATCCATATTGATGAATATGAACTGGAAGTACGGGATACTAAACTGGGTGAAGAAGAGCTGACACCGGATATTCCTAACGTAAGTGAGGATGCTACGAAAGACCTGGATCAAAATGGTATCATCCGTGTAGGTGCACATATCAAGGAAGGAGATATCCTGATTGGTAAAATCACCCCACGTGGTGAATCTGATCCTTCTCCGGAAGAAAAGCTGTTAAGAGCGATCTTTGGAGATAAGGCTTCTGATGCGAAAGATGCTTCTTTGAAAGCGCCCCCATCTACAGAAGGTGTGGTAATTGACAAGAAGTTGTTCTCCCGCGCCAAGAAAGATAAAAACTCCAAGACCCGTGAAAAAGCGGCGATTGAGAAACTGGAAAAGATCCACCAGAAGAACGAAGAAGATCAGCTGGAAGTGTTGATGGGCAAACTGCAGATTCTGTTGAAAGATAAAACTTCACAGGGTATTACCAACACTTATGGTGAAGTACTGATTTCAAAAGGATCCAAGTTCTCTTCTAAGAACCTGGGTAATATTGACTTCCAGAATGTAAACCCATTGGGCTGGACTACAGACGAGGTGGTGAATGACCAGATAAATACCCTGCTGCATAACTACAGCATTAAGTATAATGAGGAGTTGGGCCGCTACAAACGTGAGAAATTCAACATCTCTATTGGTGATGAATTGCCAGCGGGCGTACTGAAACTGGCGAAGGTATACCTGGCCAGCAAACGTAAGCTGAAAGTGGGTGATAAGATGGCGGGACGCCACGGTAACAAGGGGATCGTTGCCAAGATTGTGCGTGATGAAGACATGCCTTTCCTGGAAGACGGTACACCACTGGATATCGTACTGAACCCGCTGGGGGTACCTTCCCGTATGAACCTTGGACAGATCTACGAAACCGTATTAGGTTGGGCAGGTTTGAAACTGGGTGTACGTTTTGCTACGCCGATCTTTGATGGAGCTACCACAGAGGAAATTGCCAGCTTTATCAGCGAGGCAGGTCTGCCTAGCTTTGGTCATACTTACCTGCACGACGGTGAAACCGGAGAGCGTTTCCACCAGAAAGCGACCGTGGGTGTTATCTACATGCTCAAACTGAGCCACATGGTAGATGATAAAATGCACGCACGTTCCATCGGGCCATACAGCTTGATTACACAGCAACCGCTGGGTGGTAAGGCACAGTTTGGTGGTCAGCGTTTTGGTGAAATGGAGGTATGGGCACTGGAAGCATATGGTGCGTCTAACATCCTGCAGGAACTGCTTACCATTAAATCAGATGATATAGTAGGTCGTGCGAAGGCTTATGAGTCTATCGTGAAAGGTGACAATATACCTAAAGCAGGTGTACCTGAATCCTTCAACGTGTTAATCCATGAATTACGTGGATTAGGTCTGGATCTTAAGTTTGAATAG
- a CDS encoding HPF/RaiA family ribosome-associated protein, whose protein sequence is MNVQIQTVHFDADAKLIDHVSKKIQKLNTFYDRIVSVDVFLKLDNIAHQVKDKIAEIKVRIPRHDLFVKHESKSFEESFDLAFDSLVTQIKRQKEKNFQ, encoded by the coding sequence ATGAACGTTCAGATTCAAACCGTGCATTTCGATGCTGATGCAAAATTGATTGATCATGTGAGCAAAAAAATTCAAAAGCTCAACACCTTTTATGACCGCATCGTCAGCGTGGATGTTTTTTTAAAGTTGGATAATATAGCGCATCAGGTAAAAGACAAAATTGCCGAGATTAAAGTGCGAATCCCCCGCCATGACCTCTTTGTAAAGCATGAGTCCAAATCCTTTGAGGAGTCCTTCGACCTTGCTTTTGATTCTCTTGTCACCCAGATCAAACGACAAAAAGAGAAGAATTTTCAGTAA
- the rplA gene encoding 50S ribosomal protein L1 — protein sequence MATKQRKAADAKVDKNKIYSLKEASTLVKDLNCTKFDSSVDLHIRLGVDPKKADQAIRGSVTLPHGTGKTKRVLVLCTPDKEAAAKEAGADFVGLDEFIQKIEAGWTDVDVIVATPSVMPKIGKLGKILGPRNLMPNPKTGTVTNDVAAAVNEVKGGKITFKVDKAGIIHASIGRVSFASDKIEQNSLELINAIIKLKPATAKGVYLRGLSMASTMSPGIAIDTKSVQN from the coding sequence ATGGCAACTAAACAAAGAAAAGCGGCTGATGCAAAGGTGGACAAAAACAAGATCTATAGCCTGAAAGAGGCTTCCACACTTGTAAAGGACCTTAATTGTACTAAATTCGACAGTTCTGTCGATTTACATATCCGCTTAGGCGTTGATCCTAAGAAAGCAGATCAGGCTATCCGTGGCTCCGTTACGCTTCCCCACGGTACTGGTAAAACCAAGAGAGTATTGGTGCTTTGCACCCCGGACAAAGAAGCTGCTGCAAAAGAAGCAGGTGCTGACTTTGTGGGTCTGGATGAATTTATCCAGAAAATCGAAGCTGGCTGGACAGATGTAGATGTGATTGTTGCAACACCTTCTGTAATGCCGAAGATTGGTAAGTTAGGTAAGATATTAGGCCCTCGTAACCTGATGCCGAACCCGAAAACAGGAACTGTTACGAATGATGTAGCAGCTGCAGTAAATGAAGTAAAAGGTGGTAAAATTACCTTTAAAGTTGATAAAGCTGGTATCATCCACGCTTCTATTGGCCGGGTATCTTTCGCTTCCGATAAAATTGAGCAAAACTCCCTGGAGCTGATCAATGCTATCATTAAACTGAAACCAGCTACAGCAAAAGGCGTTTACCTGAGAGGTTTGTCTATGGCTAGCACCATGAGTCCTGGTATCGCAATTGACACTAAATCTGTTCAAAACTAA
- the rplL gene encoding 50S ribosomal protein L7/L12, with the protein MADVKALAEQLVGLTVKEVQELADFLKSEYGIEPAAAAVVVSGGGDGAAAAEEKTAFNVILKAAGASKLNVVKIVKDLTGLGLKEAKELVDGAPKSVKEGVSKAEAEDLKAKLTEAGAEVEIQ; encoded by the coding sequence ATGGCAGACGTAAAAGCATTAGCTGAACAATTAGTTGGTTTAACTGTTAAGGAAGTACAAGAACTGGCAGATTTTCTGAAAAGTGAGTACGGTATTGAACCAGCAGCAGCAGCAGTAGTAGTTTCCGGTGGTGGAGATGGCGCTGCAGCAGCAGAAGAAAAAACTGCTTTTAACGTAATACTGAAAGCTGCTGGTGCCAGCAAGCTGAACGTTGTTAAAATCGTTAAAGACCTGACCGGCTTAGGCTTGAAAGAAGCTAAAGAACTGGTAGATGGTGCTCCTAAATCAGTTAAAGAAGGCGTAAGCAAAGCTGAAGCAGAAGATCTGAAAGCTAAGTTGACTGAAGCTGGTGCTGAAGTTGAGATCCAGTAA
- the rplJ gene encoding 50S ribosomal protein L10, which yields MNKEQKNEVVELLKSKFSQYSNFYITNTESLTVEQVNNLRRVCFDKKVEMKVAKNTLIKRALESLDSEKYAGVYDALHGVTALMFSESPKEPAVIISSFRKANGKLEKPVLKAAFVGNEVYMGDNQLTTLTQIKTKNELIGDVIGLLQSPAKRVIAALLEKGKKEEAGVEAPAAE from the coding sequence ATGAATAAAGAGCAAAAAAATGAAGTGGTAGAACTGCTGAAAAGTAAGTTCTCTCAATATAGCAACTTTTACATCACCAACACGGAATCATTAACCGTGGAGCAGGTGAACAACCTGAGAAGGGTGTGCTTCGATAAGAAGGTGGAAATGAAGGTAGCTAAGAATACCCTGATCAAAAGAGCCCTGGAATCTCTGGATAGCGAAAAGTATGCAGGTGTTTACGATGCATTGCATGGTGTAACTGCCCTGATGTTTTCTGAGAGTCCTAAGGAACCAGCGGTAATTATCTCTTCTTTCCGCAAAGCAAACGGCAAACTGGAAAAACCCGTACTGAAAGCTGCATTTGTTGGCAACGAAGTATACATGGGCGATAACCAACTGACCACATTAACACAAATCAAAACCAAGAACGAACTCATCGGAGACGTTATTGGCTTGCTGCAATCTCCTGCAAAACGCGTTATCGCTGCATTGCTGGAAAAAGGCAAGAAAGAAGAAGCTGGTGTTGAAGCACCGGCTGCAGAATAA
- the secE gene encoding preprotein translocase subunit SecE yields MNKIRNYFRESYHELVHKVSWPTWQELQSSTMIVLIATIIITAIVWGMDALSNVTLTEYYKMFK; encoded by the coding sequence ATGAATAAGATCAGAAACTACTTCCGCGAGTCTTATCATGAACTGGTACACAAAGTGTCCTGGCCTACCTGGCAGGAGCTCCAGTCCTCTACTATGATAGTTTTGATAGCAACCATCATCATCACTGCCATTGTTTGGGGTATGGATGCCCTTTCAAATGTAACCTTAACGGAATACTATAAAATGTTCAAATAA
- the rplK gene encoding 50S ribosomal protein L11 produces MAKEIATYVKLQVKGGQANPAPPIGPALGSKGVNIMEFCKQFNARTQDKMGKVLPVLLTVYTDKSFDFVIKTPPAAIQLLEAAKLQNGSKEPNRNKVGKVSWAQVEAIAQDKMSDLNCFTVDSAMRMVAGTARSMGITVDGKAPWEN; encoded by the coding sequence ATGGCAAAAGAGATCGCAACGTACGTGAAATTGCAGGTAAAAGGCGGCCAGGCCAATCCTGCACCTCCAATTGGACCCGCTTTGGGTTCTAAAGGTGTGAACATCATGGAGTTCTGTAAGCAATTCAATGCCCGTACCCAGGATAAAATGGGTAAGGTATTGCCTGTGTTACTGACTGTTTACACTGACAAATCCTTTGACTTCGTCATCAAAACGCCGCCGGCAGCGATTCAGTTGCTGGAAGCTGCCAAGTTGCAGAATGGTTCTAAGGAGCCTAACCGTAACAAAGTTGGAAAAGTAAGCTGGGCACAAGTTGAAGCCATTGCGCAAGACAAAATGTCCGACCTGAACTGCTTTACAGTAGATAGTGCTATGAGAATGGTAGCTGGTACTGCACGTAGCATGGGTATTACTGTAGACGGTAAAGCTCCCTGGGAAAACTAA
- the nusG gene encoding transcription termination/antitermination protein NusG — MDAANIPAQETKWYVLRVVSGKEKKVKEYLDIEVRRSDWGNVISQIFLPVEKVYKVQAGKKVMREKNFYPGYVMIEAVDGKMTDEVIQAIRNVSGVIHFLGKDKPIALRKAEVNKMLGKVDELSDQGMTMSEPFIVGETIKIIDGPFNDFNGVIEEVIEDKKKLKVTVKIFGRATPVELNFMQVEKLS, encoded by the coding sequence ATGGATGCAGCCAATATTCCTGCCCAGGAAACAAAGTGGTATGTGCTGCGCGTAGTGAGTGGCAAAGAGAAAAAAGTAAAGGAGTACCTGGATATTGAAGTACGCCGTTCTGATTGGGGAAATGTGATTTCCCAGATCTTTTTACCAGTAGAGAAAGTGTATAAAGTGCAGGCTGGTAAGAAAGTAATGCGCGAAAAGAACTTCTATCCCGGCTATGTGATGATCGAAGCAGTGGATGGTAAAATGACAGATGAAGTAATTCAGGCTATCCGCAACGTATCCGGTGTGATTCACTTTCTTGGTAAAGATAAACCCATTGCACTCCGCAAGGCAGAAGTGAATAAAATGTTAGGTAAGGTGGATGAACTGAGTGATCAGGGCATGACCATGAGCGAACCTTTCATTGTGGGCGAAACCATTAAGATTATTGATGGTCCGTTCAATGACTTTAACGGTGTAATTGAAGAAGTAATAGAAGATAAGAAGAAGCTGAAAGTAACCGTGAAAATCTTTGGCCGTGCTACTCCTGTAGAACTGAACTTCATGCAGGTAGAAAAATTAAGCTAA
- a CDS encoding transglutaminase domain-containing protein, with the protein MRTIYFLLPLLLLANYCVQAQGTRPVTTTNNQPLPIPVIPDSVTGNTTQLSNYLLAHTQEPVAFTRALYNWMANTIAYDVINTYKPDYYKDTADAVTKTLQTRVAVCQGYAALFSEVCRKGGIPAYFIGGYTQLNGQLGNASHAWVGVKFGDKWYMMDPTWGAGYLQAGKFVRKLNWSYFMVKPEVFVKTHISFDPLWQLSTHPVRHDEFRDSNWSEAGKRPAFSLTDSLDAYSRQSLMAQMQHKIARIESFGVTNQLIGNELVHARNMIQVTQYNEQVARQNKEVSTQNVVIDKYNKGGSLFNEGVGLFNKFVEFKNAQFRPGKPDNEIKAMVDEVATRLTLAREELDGLQTPDKNIQQQINTLKKSVADLQKRVEEEELFVQKYIKTGKLFRKTLFYKFGA; encoded by the coding sequence ATGCGTACTATTTATTTCCTGTTGCCACTCCTCTTGCTGGCAAATTATTGTGTACAGGCCCAGGGAACCAGGCCCGTTACCACCACTAACAACCAACCGCTGCCTATTCCTGTTATCCCGGATAGCGTAACCGGGAATACCACCCAATTAAGCAATTACCTGCTGGCGCATACGCAGGAACCTGTAGCATTTACCCGGGCTTTATATAATTGGATGGCTAATACTATTGCCTATGACGTGATCAATACCTATAAGCCTGACTATTATAAAGACACGGCCGATGCGGTCACCAAAACATTGCAGACCAGAGTAGCTGTGTGCCAGGGATATGCAGCCCTGTTTAGTGAAGTGTGCCGGAAAGGGGGCATTCCTGCTTATTTTATAGGAGGATATACCCAGTTAAATGGTCAGCTGGGTAATGCCAGTCATGCCTGGGTAGGGGTAAAGTTTGGAGATAAATGGTATATGATGGACCCCACCTGGGGCGCAGGTTATCTGCAGGCAGGAAAATTTGTACGCAAATTAAACTGGAGCTACTTTATGGTGAAACCGGAAGTGTTTGTAAAAACGCATATCTCTTTTGACCCGCTCTGGCAGTTGTCCACACATCCGGTACGGCATGATGAATTCCGGGATAGTAACTGGAGCGAGGCCGGTAAAAGACCGGCTTTTTCCCTGACAGATTCTCTGGACGCATATAGCCGGCAGTCGCTGATGGCGCAGATGCAGCATAAAATAGCGCGGATAGAAAGCTTTGGCGTTACCAACCAGCTGATAGGGAATGAGCTGGTACATGCGCGGAACATGATCCAGGTTACGCAGTACAATGAACAGGTAGCCCGGCAAAATAAGGAAGTATCCACGCAGAATGTAGTGATAGACAAATACAACAAGGGAGGGAGCCTGTTTAATGAAGGAGTAGGGCTCTTTAATAAGTTTGTGGAATTCAAGAATGCGCAGTTCAGGCCGGGCAAACCTGATAATGAGATCAAGGCCATGGTGGATGAGGTGGCAACCAGACTAACCCTGGCCAGGGAGGAGTTGGATGGACTGCAAACACCAGATAAGAATATTCAGCAGCAAATCAACACCCTGAAGAAGTCGGTCGCAGATTTACAGAAAAGAGTGGAAGAAGAGGAGTTGTTTGTGCAGAAATATATAAAAACGGGCAAGTTATTCCGGAAAACGTTATTTTACAAGTTTGGAGCTTAG
- the tuf gene encoding elongation factor Tu — MAKETFKRDKPHVNIGTIGHVDHGKTTLTAAITTILANKGLAEKRGYDEIDAAPEEKERGITINTAHVEYQTATRHYAHVDCPGHADYVKNMITGAAQMDGAILVVAATDGPMPQTKEHILLARQVGVPSIVVFMNKVDLVDDPELLELVELEIRELLSKNGFDGDNTPIIQGSATGALAGDAKWVAAIDQLMESVDSFIPLPPRPVDQPFLMSVEDVFSITGRGTVATGRIERGRIKVGENVEIVGLIEEPLKSTCTGVEMFKKLLDEGEAGDNAGLLLRGIEKTQIRRGMVICQPGTITPHTEFKAEVYVLGKDEGGRHTPFFNKYRPQFYFRTTDVTGEVELPAGVEMVMPGDNVGLVVKLIAPIAMEKGLKFAIREGGRTVGAGQVTEVIK; from the coding sequence ATGGCAAAAGAAACCTTTAAGCGGGATAAACCCCACGTAAACATTGGTACCATCGGCCACGTGGATCACGGTAAAACTACCTTGACCGCTGCCATTACTACTATCTTGGCAAACAAGGGCCTTGCAGAGAAGAGAGGGTACGACGAGATTGATGCGGCTCCGGAAGAAAAAGAAAGAGGTATTACTATCAATACTGCTCACGTAGAGTATCAAACAGCTACTCGTCACTATGCGCACGTTGACTGTCCTGGTCACGCGGATTATGTGAAAAACATGATCACTGGTGCTGCTCAGATGGACGGTGCTATCCTCGTGGTTGCCGCTACAGACGGTCCTATGCCACAAACTAAAGAACACATCCTGCTGGCTCGCCAGGTAGGTGTACCTAGCATCGTTGTTTTCATGAACAAAGTTGACCTGGTAGACGATCCAGAATTACTGGAACTGGTAGAACTGGAAATCCGCGAACTGTTATCTAAAAACGGTTTCGATGGTGATAATACTCCAATCATTCAGGGTTCTGCAACCGGCGCATTGGCAGGTGATGCTAAATGGGTGGCTGCAATCGACCAACTGATGGAATCTGTAGATTCTTTCATTCCATTGCCTCCTCGTCCGGTTGATCAACCGTTCCTGATGTCTGTGGAAGACGTATTCTCTATCACCGGTCGTGGTACTGTTGCTACAGGTCGTATCGAGCGCGGTAGAATTAAAGTAGGTGAAAACGTTGAGATCGTAGGTCTGATCGAAGAACCACTGAAATCTACTTGTACTGGTGTTGAAATGTTCAAAAAATTACTGGACGAAGGTGAAGCTGGTGATAACGCGGGTCTGTTACTGCGCGGTATTGAAAAAACTCAGATTCGCCGTGGTATGGTAATCTGTCAGCCAGGTACTATCACTCCGCACACTGAATTCAAAGCTGAAGTATACGTACTGGGTAAAGATGAAGGTGGCCGTCACACTCCGTTCTTCAACAAATACCGTCCTCAGTTCTACTTCCGTACTACTGACGTAACCGGTGAAGTTGAATTACCAGCTGGTGTTGAAATGGTTATGCCTGGTGATAACGTAGGTCTGGTTGTAAAACTGATCGCTCCAATCGCTATGGAAAAAGGTCTGAAATTCGCTATCCGCGAAGGTGGCCGTACCGTAGGTGCTGGTCAGGTTACTGAAGTAATCAAGTAA